In the genome of Campylobacter concisus, one region contains:
- the infC gene encoding translation initiation factor IF-3 produces MSKENEVLLNEDIRAREVRCVGDDGTAYGVISREEALEISNKLGLDLVLIAPDAKPPVCKIMDYGKFRYQQEKKQKEAKKKQKTIEIKEIKLSVKIAQNDINYKVKHASEFLQDGKHVKFRVFLKGREMSTPEAGVAMLEKVWEMIKNEADRDKEPMIEGRYVNMLVTPKKG; encoded by the coding sequence TTGAGTAAGGAAAATGAAGTATTGCTCAATGAGGACATAAGGGCGAGAGAGGTAAGATGTGTAGGGGATGATGGCACGGCATACGGTGTCATCTCAAGAGAAGAGGCTTTAGAGATCTCAAATAAGCTTGGGCTTGATCTAGTGCTTATAGCGCCAGATGCGAAGCCGCCAGTTTGCAAAATAATGGACTATGGTAAATTCCGTTATCAGCAAGAGAAAAAGCAAAAAGAGGCCAAGAAAAAGCAAAAAACCATCGAGATAAAAGAGATAAAACTCTCTGTCAAGATCGCCCAAAACGATATAAACTACAAGGTTAAACACGCAAGCGAGTTTTTGCAAGATGGCAAACACGTTAAATTTCGTGTATTTTTAAAGGGTCGCGAGATGAGCACTCCAGAAGCTGGCGTAGCTATGCTTGAGAAGGTCTGGGAAATGATAAAAAATGAAGCTGATCGCGATAAAGAACCTATGATAGAAGGTCGTTATGTAAATATGCTTGTAACTCCAAAAAAGGGTTAA
- the gdhA gene encoding NADP-specific glutamate dehydrogenase, translating into MSEYIEKTMEWIKKTNPGQGVFVQAATEVLNSLEPLIKRESKYQKHAILERIVIPERTVIFRVTYTGDDGRPQVNNGYRVQFNSAVGPYKGGIRLHPSVDLGVLKFLGFEQIFKNSLTGVNIGGAKGGSTFDPKGKSEGEIMRFCQAFMSELYRHIGNTVDVPAGDIGVGAREIGYMFGQYKKLTGRFDGILTGKGLNWGGSLARTEATGYGLVYFTQNMLQKAGLGLEGKKCSISGSGNVAIYTVEKLYQVGALPITVSDSNGYVYDAEGIDLAVLKELKEVKRARLSEYVKFRPNAKYVSVSEYKEGRNGVWDVPCDGAFPCATQNELHLADIKTLYANGCRFVAEGANMPSTLDAINFMLAQKDFYFAPAKAANAGGVGTSGLEMMQNAGMTAWSFEKVDHRLHGIMNHIFELSYETSKEFGDEGNLVLGSNIAGFRKVADAMIDQGYV; encoded by the coding sequence ATGAGCGAGTACATCGAAAAAACGATGGAGTGGATAAAAAAGACCAATCCGGGTCAAGGCGTCTTTGTCCAGGCTGCGACCGAGGTGCTAAACAGCCTCGAGCCGCTTATAAAAAGAGAGAGCAAGTACCAAAAACACGCGATCCTAGAGCGTATCGTGATACCAGAACGAACTGTGATCTTTCGCGTCACGTACACGGGCGACGACGGTAGACCGCAGGTAAATAACGGCTACCGCGTACAGTTTAACTCAGCCGTGGGCCCCTATAAAGGCGGCATCAGACTGCATCCTAGTGTTGATCTTGGAGTGCTAAAATTTCTAGGATTTGAGCAAATTTTTAAAAACTCGCTCACGGGCGTAAATATAGGCGGCGCAAAAGGCGGCAGCACCTTTGATCCAAAAGGCAAGAGCGAGGGCGAGATAATGCGCTTTTGCCAAGCGTTTATGAGCGAGCTATACCGCCACATCGGCAACACCGTAGACGTACCGGCAGGCGATATCGGCGTGGGGGCGCGCGAGATCGGCTATATGTTTGGGCAGTATAAAAAACTCACGGGCAGATTTGACGGGATACTAACGGGCAAGGGGCTAAACTGGGGCGGCAGCCTAGCGCGCACGGAGGCGACCGGATACGGACTGGTCTATTTTACGCAAAATATGCTACAAAAAGCGGGCCTTGGCCTCGAGGGCAAAAAGTGCAGCATAAGCGGTAGCGGAAACGTCGCCATATACACGGTAGAAAAGCTCTATCAAGTAGGCGCGCTACCTATCACGGTTTCTGATTCAAACGGATACGTTTACGACGCAGAGGGCATCGATCTAGCGGTGCTTAAAGAGCTAAAAGAAGTCAAACGCGCGCGCCTTAGCGAATACGTCAAATTTAGACCGAACGCAAAATACGTAAGCGTAAGCGAGTACAAAGAGGGCAGAAACGGCGTCTGGGACGTGCCGTGCGACGGGGCATTTCCGTGCGCGACGCAAAACGAGCTTCACCTAGCCGATATCAAGACGCTTTATGCTAACGGCTGTCGCTTCGTGGCTGAGGGCGCAAATATGCCAAGCACGCTTGATGCGATAAATTTCATGCTCGCGCAAAAGGATTTTTACTTCGCTCCGGCAAAGGCGGCAAACGCAGGCGGCGTGGGCACGTCGGGCCTTGAGATGATGCAAAACGCCGGCATGACCGCGTGGAGCTTTGAAAAGGTAGATCATAGGCTGCACGGTATAATGAATCATATCTTTGAGCTTAGTTACGAGACTAGCAAGGAGTTTGGCGACGAGGGAAATCTGGTACTTGGCTCAAATATCGCGGGCTTTAGAAAAGTGGCTGATGCGATGATAGATCAGGGATATGTATAG
- a CDS encoding SMI1/KNR4 family protein — translation MFLKLNQIAQKLDQIFLPLEQEGMTGMRLLLQNDVKATAQTLKNVEKALGVNFPAKFTKLLSKFDLGNFEICNVKFGSRGDYASELVRLNSIDEFGGKWWQGEARPLNLIVFAVGDPWIFLLDCTSGAVYAWLLGDKELCSRCVASDFEKFFIALASIDIARLNDEAMPSTEQILKFVQADDKAPLFWQEMAYEI, via the coding sequence ATGTTTTTAAAGTTAAATCAGATCGCTCAAAAGTTAGATCAAATTTTCTTGCCACTAGAGCAAGAGGGTATGACTGGCATGAGACTCTTGCTTCAAAATGATGTTAAAGCCACCGCACAAACACTTAAAAACGTAGAAAAGGCTCTTGGCGTAAATTTCCCAGCTAAATTTACAAAGCTTTTAAGCAAATTTGACCTTGGAAATTTTGAAATTTGCAATGTCAAATTTGGCTCTAGAGGCGACTACGCGAGTGAGCTAGTACGGCTAAATAGCATAGATGAGTTTGGTGGCAAATGGTGGCAAGGTGAAGCTCGCCCTTTAAATTTGATAGTTTTTGCCGTGGGTGATCCGTGGATATTTTTGCTTGATTGCACGAGTGGCGCGGTCTATGCATGGCTGCTTGGAGATAAGGAGCTTTGCAGCAGGTGCGTCGCAAGCGATTTTGAGAAATTTTTCATAGCGCTTGCTAGCATCGATATAGCAAGGCTAAATGATGAAGCTATGCCATCAACCGAGCAAATCCTAAAATTTGTCCAAGCAGATGATAAAGCACCTCTTTTCTGGCAAGAGATGGCATATGAAATTTAG
- a CDS encoding transposase, which translates to MKKAFFCGVDVSKDKIDVCFLTSITSEKAKFETLPNNYELIKVYFDSFKNDEILVVFEATSNYHLALQKALSDLGIRYCVTNPYKSSLFLKHLSTIKTDTSDSYGLAVYARTFKSEIAPDKYNAEYLEIKSYNSTLNLLQKINTQLKNFKSSQKTLNNKVIDDVIANLIKEIAKLQAMLQKLAFDLVKKAIPETEEIIKENKGFGIDLALNLFPQLHFNRDKSEKQFISFIGLSPRIFQSGSSVHKSQKINKMGNSNIRRILFMTALCAIRFNAKFKLRYERLLANGKKKMTAIVAVMCAIVRYLKSLFPFNPEIKAI; encoded by the coding sequence ATGAAAAAAGCGTTTTTTTGTGGTGTTGATGTTTCTAAAGATAAAATCGACGTTTGTTTTTTAACTTCTATCACGAGTGAAAAAGCTAAATTTGAAACATTGCCTAATAACTATGAGCTTATCAAAGTTTATTTTGATAGTTTTAAAAATGATGAAATTTTAGTTGTTTTTGAAGCAACTTCAAATTATCATTTGGCACTTCAAAAGGCTTTATCTGATTTAGGTATTAGATATTGTGTTACAAACCCCTATAAATCATCTTTATTTTTAAAACATCTTAGCACTATAAAAACTGATACAAGCGATAGTTATGGCTTGGCTGTTTATGCTAGGACTTTTAAAAGCGAGATCGCGCCTGATAAGTATAATGCCGAGTATTTAGAGATAAAAAGTTACAATTCAACCTTAAATTTGCTCCAAAAAATAAATACTCAACTTAAAAATTTTAAAAGCTCTCAAAAAACTTTAAATAATAAAGTAATTGATGATGTTATCGCAAATCTTATAAAAGAGATTGCAAAACTTCAAGCTATGCTTCAAAAACTAGCTTTTGATCTTGTTAAAAAAGCTATTCCAGAAACCGAAGAGATCATTAAAGAAAATAAAGGTTTTGGCATTGATCTCGCTTTAAATTTATTTCCACAATTACACTTTAATAGGGATAAATCTGAAAAACAATTTATAAGCTTTATTGGTCTTAGTCCTAGAATTTTTCAAAGTGGTTCAAGCGTTCATAAAAGCCAAAAGATAAATAAAATGGGTAATTCTAATATAAGGCGTATTCTTTTTATGACTGCATTATGTGCAATTCGTTTTAACGCTAAATTTAAGTTACGCTATGAGCGTTTATTAGCTAACGGCAAAAAGAAGATGACTGCTATTGTTGCTGTTATGTGTGCGATAGTCCGTTATTTAAAAAGCTTATTCCCATTTAATCCAGAAATAAAGGCTATTTAA
- a CDS encoding MarR family transcriptional regulator, giving the protein MKKIHYKLIFSVLEILSSKNSLTRADICDHLKISKAYLSQIISNRYLIKNQIFSKRIKQWQKMQQLH; this is encoded by the coding sequence ATGAAAAAAATTCATTATAAGCTAATCTTTTCAGTTCTTGAAATCCTATCATCTAAAAATTCTTTAACAAGGGCTGATATATGCGATCATTTAAAGATTAGCAAAGCTTATCTTTCTCAAATTATTAGTAATAGATATTTAATAAAAAATCAAATTTTTTCAAAAAGGATAAAACAATGGCAAAAAATGCAACAGCTCCATTAA
- a CDS encoding M15 family metallopeptidase, with product MTLGEHQEAFMKDVEKLLNYLHSNGYSIRGGELERTQAQQEIYYNSGKSKTMNSNHLKRCAIDLHIFKNNVWLQSKLELQDIGNYWESLNTLNRWGGNFKNFIDVPHFERNC from the coding sequence ATGACACTTGGCGAACATCAAGAAGCTTTTATGAAAGACGTTGAAAAACTTTTAAATTATCTTCATTCTAATGGATACTCTATAAGGGGCGGCGAACTAGAAAGGACACAAGCCCAGCAAGAAATTTATTATAATAGTGGTAAAAGTAAAACTATGAATTCTAATCATCTAAAAAGATGTGCGATAGATTTACATATATTTAAAAATAACGTTTGGTTACAATCAAAGCTAGAATTACAAGATATTGGCAATTATTGGGAGAGTTTAAATACTCTTAATCGTTGGGGCGGTAATTTTAAAAACTTTATTGACGTTCCGCACTTTGAAAGAAATTGTTAA
- a CDS encoding acetyl-CoA carboxylase subunit A, which yields MIHKILIANRGEIAVRIVRACRDLHIQSVGIYTAPDSECLHVRIADEAYQVGEDPIKGYLDAKAIVKLAKECGADAIHPGYGFLSENYEFAKAVEDAGLIFIGPKAEVIRKMGDKNIARYLMKRNGIPIVPGTEKLNDESMDAIKEHARRIGYPVILKASGGGGGRGIREVWQEEDMQDAFESCTREAKTYFNNDEVFMEKLVVNPRHIEFQILGDNYGNIIHLCERDCSIQRRHQKIIEIAPCPSISENLRKIMGVTAVAAAKAVGYSNVGTIEFLLDDYNNFYFMEMNTRIQVEHGITEEITGHDLVVRQIRIAAGEILEIEQSDIKPRGYAIEARITAENVWENFIPAPGTIEGYYPALGPSVRVDSHVYKDYTIPPFYDSLIAKLIVKATDYDLAVNKLERALEEFTIEGVRTIIPFLLTISKSKEFRRGFFDTSYVEKNLKTILENTYDDMNKEPNDDLEEVIVEAIKRYKKKR from the coding sequence ATGATACATAAAATTCTTATCGCAAATCGTGGTGAGATCGCAGTTAGGATAGTCAGAGCTTGTAGGGATTTACACATACAAAGCGTAGGAATTTACACAGCGCCAGACAGCGAGTGCTTGCATGTAAGGATAGCTGATGAGGCCTATCAAGTGGGCGAAGATCCGATCAAGGGCTATCTTGACGCCAAAGCTATCGTAAAGCTTGCTAAAGAGTGCGGAGCTGACGCGATACACCCAGGATACGGCTTTTTAAGCGAAAACTACGAATTTGCAAAGGCGGTCGAGGACGCTGGGCTTATCTTTATCGGTCCAAAGGCTGAAGTGATCAGAAAAATGGGTGATAAAAATATCGCAAGATACCTAATGAAGAGAAACGGCATACCAATCGTGCCTGGCACTGAAAAGCTAAATGACGAGAGCATGGACGCTATAAAAGAGCACGCTAGACGCATCGGCTACCCAGTCATCTTAAAAGCAAGTGGAGGCGGAGGCGGACGTGGCATTAGAGAGGTCTGGCAAGAAGAAGATATGCAAGATGCCTTTGAGTCGTGCACCAGAGAAGCAAAGACCTACTTTAACAACGATGAAGTTTTTATGGAGAAGCTTGTCGTAAATCCTCGCCACATCGAGTTTCAAATTTTAGGTGATAACTACGGCAATATCATCCACCTTTGCGAGCGTGACTGCTCTATCCAAAGGCGCCACCAAAAGATCATTGAGATCGCACCATGCCCATCGATCAGTGAAAATTTAAGAAAGATCATGGGTGTGACTGCGGTGGCCGCTGCAAAGGCTGTGGGCTACTCAAACGTAGGAACGATCGAGTTTTTGCTAGATGACTACAATAACTTTTACTTTATGGAGATGAACACCCGTATCCAAGTGGAGCACGGCATCACTGAAGAGATCACAGGACATGATCTTGTCGTTAGGCAGATAAGGATCGCAGCTGGCGAGATTTTAGAAATCGAGCAAAGTGATATAAAGCCACGAGGCTACGCGATAGAGGCTAGGATCACGGCTGAAAATGTCTGGGAGAATTTCATCCCAGCACCAGGCACGATCGAGGGCTACTATCCAGCTCTTGGACCATCTGTGCGTGTCGATAGTCACGTCTATAAAGACTACACTATACCGCCATTTTATGACTCATTGATCGCAAAGCTGATCGTCAAAGCGACTGACTATGACCTCGCGGTAAATAAGCTTGAAAGAGCACTTGAAGAATTTACCATTGAGGGTGTGCGAACGATCATCCCATTTTTGCTAACGATCAGCAAAAGTAAGGAGTTTAGACGAGGATTTTTCGATACTAGCTACGTTGAGAAAAACTTAAAAACTATCCTTGAAAACACCTATGATGATATGAACAAAGAGCCAAACGACGATCTAGAAGAGGTCATCGTAGAAGCGATAAAAAGATATAAAAAGAAGAGATAA
- a CDS encoding CopD family protein: protein MAEYYLYLKYLHYLFFISWMAVLFYQPRLYVYHVENMDKPDFVKVVEVMEYKMYHYIGWVALIGSFVTGILILIAMPDLIKTGHIHVKILVVILMSIYHLDLGRYMKQLKEKRCNKSGIFFRAYNEVPTIAMLIIIWVMIVNPF, encoded by the coding sequence ATGGCAGAATATTATCTTTACTTAAAATACCTCCACTATTTGTTTTTCATATCGTGGATGGCAGTGCTGTTTTATCAGCCAAGGCTCTACGTTTATCACGTAGAAAACATGGACAAACCTGACTTTGTAAAAGTGGTCGAAGTGATGGAGTACAAGATGTATCACTACATCGGCTGGGTCGCGCTCATTGGCTCATTTGTCACTGGCATTTTGATACTTATCGCGATGCCTGATCTTATAAAAACTGGTCACATCCATGTCAAAATTTTAGTTGTCATCTTAATGTCCATCTATCACCTAGACCTTGGACGCTACATGAAGCAGCTCAAAGAAAAACGCTGTAACAAAAGTGGCATCTTCTTTAGAGCTTACAACGAAGTGCCAACTATCGCGATGCTTATCATCATCTGGGTCATGATAGTAAATCCATTTTAA
- a CDS encoding NINE protein produces MGNNIYVAYALWLLTGWLGAHRIYLGKFITGFLMMGLFFIGYSLQIILVGYIFLAIWFIWWIIDAFLVGSGVDKNLQKDELKERLKLKDKEDDLKRLYELFESGVISKAEFEARKEILFR; encoded by the coding sequence GTGGGAAATAATATCTACGTCGCATACGCGCTTTGGCTGCTTACTGGCTGGCTTGGAGCGCATAGAATTTACCTTGGTAAATTTATCACTGGCTTTTTGATGATGGGACTATTTTTTATCGGCTACTCTTTGCAAATCATCCTTGTTGGATATATATTTTTAGCTATCTGGTTTATCTGGTGGATCATCGACGCATTTTTAGTCGGCAGTGGTGTGGATAAAAATTTACAAAAGGACGAGCTAAAAGAGAGACTAAAACTAAAAGATAAAGAGGACGACTTAAAAAGACTTTATGAGCTTTTTGAGAGTGGTGTGATCAGCAAGGCTGAATTTGAAGCTAGAAAAGAGATACTTTTTAGATAA
- the lspA gene encoding signal peptidase II, whose protein sequence is MRKNLVKFFIAFFVIFIVDQAIKMIFIDGFSWEGEFFSLVLTYNKGVAFSMFAFLDEWLKFIQIALILGVFVYLVVEKKLLCSHAIWLGALLGAGSSNITDRFIHGGVVDYVFWHKWFNFAVFNFADVMIDLCVVMILWQSFRKRRESGK, encoded by the coding sequence ATGCGTAAAAACTTAGTTAAATTTTTCATCGCGTTTTTTGTCATTTTTATCGTTGATCAAGCGATAAAAATGATATTTATAGATGGTTTTTCGTGGGAGGGCGAGTTTTTCTCGCTAGTTCTTACATATAATAAGGGCGTTGCATTTTCGATGTTTGCCTTTTTAGATGAGTGGCTGAAATTTATCCAGATAGCCCTCATTTTAGGCGTTTTTGTCTATCTAGTCGTTGAAAAAAAACTGCTTTGCTCGCATGCCATTTGGCTTGGAGCTTTGCTAGGAGCTGGCAGCTCAAATATCACAGATAGATTTATCCATGGCGGCGTCGTGGATTATGTCTTTTGGCATAAGTGGTTTAACTTTGCGGTCTTTAACTTCGCTGATGTGATGATCGATCTTTGCGTCGTGATGATACTTTGGCAAAGTTTTAGAAAAAGGAGAGAGAGTGGGAAATAA
- the glmM gene encoding phosphoglucosamine mutase: MKLFGTDGVRGKAGEKLSAQTSMRLAMAAGIYFRKTSATNVILVGKDTRKSGYMIETAIVAGLTAVGYNVLQIGPMPTPAIAFLTENMRCDAGIMISASHNPYYDNGIKFFDSFGNKLDEKIEAEIEKIFYDDELIANAQKTMTEIGANKRIDDVIGRYIVQIKNSFPKELNLKNLRVVLDVANGAAYKVAPTVFSELGADVIVINDEPNGSNINQNCGALHPEDLASEVKRLRADIGFAFDGDADRLVVVDENGEVVHGDAILGSLAAFLHEQKALKGGAIVATVMSNAALDDYLKAHKIKLLRSNVGDKYVLEMMKENGINFGGEQSGHVIFNDYAKTGDGLVTSMQVVAMMLKKGKKASEIFGELKPYPQILLNLKITEKKPLDKIEGLKELEASLAKEGIRSLFRYSGTENLIRLLLEGKNQTLVEKRMDEVEKFFVKALNA, encoded by the coding sequence ATGAAACTATTTGGAACGGATGGAGTTCGTGGTAAGGCTGGTGAGAAGCTTTCGGCTCAAACATCTATGCGTCTTGCAATGGCAGCTGGAATCTATTTTAGAAAAACTTCAGCGACAAATGTGATTTTGGTTGGAAAAGATACTAGAAAAAGCGGTTATATGATAGAAACTGCCATCGTTGCGGGGCTGACTGCAGTTGGCTACAACGTCCTTCAAATAGGCCCTATGCCAACACCTGCAATCGCATTTTTAACAGAAAATATGCGCTGTGACGCTGGTATCATGATAAGCGCATCGCACAACCCATACTACGACAACGGCATCAAATTTTTTGATAGCTTTGGTAACAAGCTTGATGAAAAAATAGAAGCTGAGATAGAGAAAATTTTCTACGACGATGAGCTCATCGCAAACGCTCAAAAGACGATGACGGAGATCGGAGCAAACAAGAGAATTGACGACGTTATCGGCAGATATATCGTGCAGATCAAAAATTCATTCCCAAAAGAGTTAAATTTAAAGAATTTACGAGTAGTTTTAGACGTGGCAAATGGAGCTGCTTACAAGGTCGCACCAACCGTATTTAGCGAGCTTGGAGCTGATGTCATCGTCATAAACGACGAGCCAAATGGTAGCAACATTAACCAAAACTGCGGCGCACTTCACCCAGAAGATCTAGCAAGCGAGGTAAAAAGGCTTCGTGCTGACATCGGCTTTGCATTTGACGGCGATGCTGACAGGCTTGTCGTTGTCGATGAAAACGGCGAAGTTGTGCATGGAGATGCGATACTTGGCTCGTTGGCTGCATTTTTACACGAGCAAAAGGCGCTAAAAGGTGGAGCCATCGTGGCTACGGTGATGAGTAATGCCGCACTTGATGACTATCTAAAAGCTCATAAGATCAAACTACTTCGCTCAAACGTAGGCGATAAATACGTGCTTGAAATGATGAAAGAAAATGGTATAAATTTTGGTGGTGAGCAAAGCGGTCACGTGATATTTAACGACTACGCCAAGACTGGCGACGGCCTTGTTACTTCGATGCAAGTAGTTGCTATGATGCTTAAAAAAGGTAAAAAAGCTAGCGAGATTTTTGGCGAGCTAAAGCCATATCCACAAATTTTGCTAAATTTAAAGATCACAGAGAAAAAGCCGCTTGATAAGATAGAGGGACTAAAAGAGCTTGAGGCTAGCCTTGCAAAAGAGGGCATAAGATCGCTCTTTAGATACTCTGGCACTGAAAATTTGATCAGACTTTTGCTTGAAGGTAAAAATCAAACTTTAGTTGAAAAACGCATGGATGAAGTTGAGAAATTTTTTGTAAAAGCCCTAAATGCGTAA
- the rpsT gene encoding 30S ribosomal protein S20, with the protein MANHKSAEKRARQTIKRTERNRFYRTRLKNITKAVRVAVEAKDLNAANEALKVANKSIHSFVSRGFLKKQTAARRVSRLAQLVNTLKAA; encoded by the coding sequence ATGGCAAACCATAAATCTGCTGAAAAAAGAGCTAGACAAACTATAAAAAGAACAGAAAGAAATAGATTTTACCGCACAAGACTTAAAAATATCACAAAAGCAGTGCGTGTAGCCGTAGAAGCTAAAGATCTAAATGCTGCAAATGAAGCTTTAAAAGTTGCTAACAAAAGCATCCACAGCTTCGTAAGTAGGGGTTTTTTGAAGAAACAAACTGCTGCTCGCCGTGTTAGTCGTCTTGCACAATTAGTAAATACTCTAAAAGCTGCTTAA
- the prfA gene encoding peptide chain release factor 1 — MFADKLYPFLDRYNEISTLLSDPNIANDIEKMTKLSKEQSSIEPVASAATKYLQILNDIDENKALLDDSELGELAKDELKNLEISREKLEEEIKILLLPKDPNDDKNIFLEIRAGTGGDEAALFVGDLFNAYIRYAELRGYKFEIVSQSEGNTGGFKEIIVLIKGKGAYSRLKFEGGTHRVQRVPETESQGRVHTSAVTVAIMPEVEDSEIEINPNDIRVDVMRSSGHGGQSVNTTDSAVRITHIPTGLVVTNQDGKSQHKNKEAAMKVLKARLYELQEQERLAKETSERKSQVGTGDRSGRIRTYNYPQNRISDHRINLTLYRLDAIMAAGLFDEIIEPLITHYQAEAMLEAGI, encoded by the coding sequence ATGTTTGCTGATAAACTTTATCCATTTTTGGATCGCTATAATGAAATTTCTACGCTTCTTAGCGATCCAAATATAGCAAACGATATCGAAAAGATGACAAAACTCTCAAAAGAGCAATCATCTATCGAGCCGGTTGCATCTGCTGCAACAAAATATCTACAAATTTTAAACGACATTGATGAGAATAAAGCCTTACTAGATGACTCTGAGCTTGGAGAGCTTGCAAAAGACGAGCTTAAAAATTTAGAGATTTCAAGAGAGAAGCTTGAAGAAGAGATAAAAATTTTACTTCTTCCAAAAGATCCAAACGATGATAAAAATATATTTTTAGAAATTCGTGCAGGTACTGGTGGCGATGAGGCCGCGCTATTTGTTGGAGATCTTTTTAATGCTTACATTAGATATGCGGAGCTTCGAGGATATAAATTTGAGATCGTTAGCCAAAGCGAAGGCAATACTGGTGGCTTTAAAGAGATCATCGTGCTTATAAAAGGCAAAGGTGCTTACTCAAGGCTAAAATTTGAAGGTGGCACTCATAGAGTTCAGCGTGTACCAGAGACTGAGAGTCAGGGTAGGGTGCATACTTCAGCTGTGACTGTGGCTATTATGCCAGAGGTTGAGGATAGTGAGATCGAGATCAATCCAAATGATATAAGAGTTGATGTGATGAGAAGCTCAGGTCATGGCGGTCAGTCGGTAAATACAACCGATAGTGCCGTTAGGATCACGCATATACCAACAGGCCTTGTTGTAACAAACCAAGATGGCAAGAGCCAACACAAAAACAAAGAAGCTGCGATGAAGGTGCTAAAGGCTAGACTTTATGAGCTTCAAGAGCAAGAGAGACTTGCAAAAGAAACTAGTGAGCGAAAGAGCCAAGTTGGCACTGGGGATCGTTCTGGCAGGATAAGGACATACAACTATCCGCAAAACCGCATAAGCGATCACCGTATAAATTTAACACTTTACCGCCTTGATGCGATTATGGCTGCGGGATTATTTGACGAGATCATCGAGCCACTTATTACACATTATCAAGCAGAAGCCATGCTAGAAGCTGGCATTTAA
- a CDS encoding TOBE domain-containing protein, producing MSISARNQLNVEITEVRTGAVNSLISAKLAGGEVLKATVTVDSEKGLDLKVGKKAIFLFKASSVIVSKDDSIKLSATNQIKGVVSEIKDGAVNAEVIIDVNGSKISAIITRESVSSLALKAGDKVTAIIKATQIIVGVK from the coding sequence ATGTCAATAAGTGCAAGAAATCAACTAAATGTTGAGATCACAGAGGTAAGAACAGGTGCGGTAAATTCGCTAATATCTGCTAAGCTTGCAGGCGGTGAGGTGCTAAAAGCAACTGTTACGGTTGATAGTGAAAAAGGTCTTGATCTTAAAGTTGGAAAAAAAGCTATCTTTTTATTCAAAGCTTCAAGCGTTATCGTTTCAAAAGATGATAGCATCAAGCTTAGCGCTACAAACCAAATCAAAGGTGTTGTTAGCGAGATAAAAGACGGAGCTGTAAATGCTGAAGTTATTATCGATGTAAATGGCAGCAAAATTTCAGCTATCATCACAAGAGAGTCAGTTAGCAGCCTAGCTTTAAAAGCGGGAGATAAAGTAACTGCTATCATTAAAGCAACTCAAATCATAGTTGGTGTTAAATAA
- a CDS encoding replication/maintenance protein RepL encodes MINLLVRSCDENGFIVVKISEICEKLDVSKPTVINTFKLLEEKKIFERVKNGVYRFKNL; translated from the coding sequence ATTATAAATTTGCTAGTTAGAAGCTGTGATGAAAATGGCTTTATCGTAGTAAAAATTTCAGAAATTTGTGAAAAGCTAGATGTGAGCAAACCAACCGTAATAAATACCTTTAAGCTGCTTGAAGAGAAGAAAATTTTTGAGAGAGTGAAAAATGGAGTTTATAGATTTAAAAATTTATAG
- a CDS encoding diacylglycerol kinase yields the protein MRNQPEYKFFKNFGYAREGLAEIFKNEKSFRIEICIFLLATLSLFFWNFDLIFNLFLIFSMAFVLVCECLNSGLERVTDLASLDYHALAKAAKDAGSTAVMIANFLCGALWCVAIGYKIWS from the coding sequence ATGAGAAACCAGCCAGAGTATAAATTTTTTAAAAATTTTGGCTACGCAAGAGAGGGTTTGGCTGAAATTTTCAAAAACGAAAAGAGTTTTAGGATAGAAATTTGTATATTTTTATTAGCGACACTATCGCTATTTTTCTGGAATTTTGACCTTATATTTAATCTATTTTTGATCTTTAGCATGGCATTTGTGCTAGTTTGCGAGTGCCTAAACTCGGGCTTAGAGCGAGTAACTGATCTTGCAAGCCTAGACTATCACGCCCTAGCAAAGGCGGCAAAAGATGCAGGAAGTACGGCTGTGATGATCGCAAATTTCCTATGTGGCGCGCTTTGGTGCGTGGCGATAGGATATAAAATTTGGAGCTAG